The following proteins are encoded in a genomic region of Candidatus Babeliales bacterium:
- a CDS encoding HEPN domain-containing protein translates to MRAHEHWHLIALEDLDSAKHLFSRSFMTTLFHVQQCAEKSLKAYLVFTNNCGIKTHDLVRLVDLCLGSNKEFEVLRSLAAELTPYETAGRYPDNSFKKPSQERMQKLIEQSEYIFNFVAHRIDKA, encoded by the coding sequence ATGCGCGCGCATGAACATTGGCATTTGATTGCCTTGGAAGATTTAGATTCAGCAAAGCATCTATTTTCTCGGTCGTTTATGACAACGCTTTTTCATGTGCAACAATGCGCAGAAAAATCTTTGAAGGCTTATCTTGTATTTACCAATAACTGCGGTATAAAAACGCATGATCTTGTGAGGTTAGTTGATCTTTGTTTGGGATCTAATAAAGAGTTTGAGGTGCTTCGTTCATTGGCAGCTGAACTTACCCCCTATGAAACCGCGGGGAGATATCCAGATAATAGTTTTAAAAAACCAAGCCAAGAAAGAATGCAGAAACTCATTGAGCAATCTGAATATATATTTAATTTTGTTGCACATCGCATTGATAAGGCTTAA